The following are encoded in a window of Streptomyces sp. Go-475 genomic DNA:
- a CDS encoding DUF58 domain-containing protein, whose product MALTGRAALLAALGSLPVGIWEPSWTGILAVNAPLAVACACDFALAAPVRRLGLSRSGDTSVRLGDTADVTLTITNPSGRPLRARLRDAWPPSSWQPGTETTASRHRLTVPAGERRRVTTRLRPTRRGDRQADRITIRSYGPLGLFSRQGTHKAPWTVRVLPPFTSRKHLPSKLARLRELDGRTSVLTRGEGTEFDSLREYVPGDDTRSIDWRATARQSAVAVRTWRPERDRHILLVLDTGRTSAGRVGDAPRLDASMDAALLLAALASRAGDHVDLLAYDRKVRSLVQGRTAGDVLPSLVNAMATLEPELVETDARGLTAMALRTSPRRSLIVLLTTLDAAPIEEGLLPVLAQLTQRHTVLLASVADPHITEMAKARGNVDAVYEAAAAAQAQSERHRTAEQLRRHGVTVVDATPDDLAPALADAYLALKAAGRL is encoded by the coding sequence ATGGCACTCACCGGACGCGCCGCCCTCCTCGCGGCCCTGGGCTCCCTCCCCGTAGGCATCTGGGAGCCCAGCTGGACGGGCATCCTGGCGGTCAACGCACCCCTGGCCGTGGCCTGCGCCTGCGACTTCGCCCTGGCCGCCCCCGTACGACGCCTGGGCCTGTCCCGGTCCGGCGACACCTCCGTACGCCTGGGCGACACGGCGGACGTGACCCTCACGATCACCAACCCGTCGGGCCGTCCGCTCCGCGCCCGGCTCCGCGACGCCTGGCCGCCCAGCAGCTGGCAGCCCGGCACGGAAACGACGGCTTCCCGCCACCGCCTCACGGTCCCCGCGGGCGAACGCCGACGCGTGACGACCCGCCTGCGCCCCACCCGGCGAGGCGACCGCCAGGCCGACCGGATCACCATCCGCTCGTACGGCCCGCTCGGCCTCTTCTCCCGCCAGGGCACCCACAAGGCCCCATGGACGGTGCGCGTCCTGCCCCCGTTCACCAGCCGCAAGCACCTGCCCTCCAAGCTGGCGCGCCTGCGCGAACTGGACGGCCGCACCAGCGTGCTCACCCGCGGCGAGGGCACCGAGTTCGACAGCCTGCGCGAGTACGTGCCCGGCGACGACACCCGCTCCATCGACTGGCGCGCCACGGCCCGCCAGTCCGCCGTCGCCGTGCGTACCTGGCGCCCCGAACGCGACCGCCACATCCTCCTGGTCCTCGACACCGGCCGCACATCGGCGGGCCGCGTGGGCGACGCGCCCCGCCTCGACGCCTCCATGGACGCGGCCCTGCTCCTGGCGGCCCTCGCCTCCCGCGCCGGCGACCACGTCGACCTCCTCGCCTACGACCGCAAGGTCCGCTCCCTCGTCCAGGGCCGCACAGCAGGCGATGTCCTTCCGTCCCTGGTGAACGCGATGGCCACGCTCGAACCCGAGCTCGTCGAGACGGATGCCCGGGGCCTCACGGCCATGGCACTCCGTACGTCCCCCCGCCGCTCTCTGATCGTCCTGCTCACCACGCTTGACGCGGCCCCCATCGAGGAGGGCCTGCTTCCAGTACTCGCCCAGCTCACCCAGCGGCACACGGTTCTGCTGGCATCGGTAGCGGACCCGCACATCACCGAAATGGCAAAAGCCCGCGGAAACGTCGACGCCGTCTACGAGGCCGCCGCAGCCGCCCAGGCCCAATCCGAGCGCCACCGCACCGCAGAACAACTCCGCCGCCATGGCGTCACGGTCGTGGACGCCACACCGGACGACCTCGCGCCGGCACTGGCGGACGCGTACTTGGCACTGAAAGCGGCTGGACGCCTCTAA